A single Filimonas effusa DNA region contains:
- a CDS encoding TonB-dependent receptor, with protein MFLNKYSCHLFSVIFFLIMGDAFAQQGSVKDSLKVAVLPEVIVSTKVYAGELNAQKISRKDLELLQSSTLGETLSHIAGVHNSYFGPNSGAPVVRSLSGNRVRTLSNGLAINDLSGISPNLNVVTDMDNLLGIDVYKSGASILYGGKAIGGAVNLRDNTIPGARFSKEVSGFVTGEGSTNNGYKQSADLNGNMGKNWAWHVGVMNRWNKDIRIPGNTKAPIAYDPKIDDLTQAMAQVNVDKEVVRNLSLYPYLSQFVLENINNPAWDLSEADLYTFLETSVVDGKTVQNPRNDKYIPGQDPNTPLYTTTVKGIYDYAPVTRGIMPNSHSKSRSVNLGGSYVGKNFYAGMGYRFSYGYYGIPGYALLQLPGHAHSHNDGASHVVRGKMVYLPINTRSYNNSFLFEAGLRSPIAGISSLKLNYMLQLGDDRELTGNYSANRFVTTRHVVRMEVEQKQIKKLKGISGVDLSAVNMSGFGQHRYLPDNQSKDYGVFTLQRLEVKQLNIELGYRHDIANRRARSGNGYTPGRGLAGGELSQRDYHLNHFNGSIQWDVFRIGNLKGSYVHAERAPDVNELYAGNNHYTIMLEENGDDRLKKEMSQTVELGGGINYRGVRIAVSRYLTRFKDYMYLAHTGISRSGGFLVKEWRQSDTKITGWEAELGYKYSKEKRYNWELTSFFDLVKNINTSDDRMRQWAEGDYMPNMPTSRYGISCKAGYKKIEAALLFDRYLKQRYLGKNINPEPPMPAYSILGARISYKSEIKSVGMEYYLSGNNLMNVEARPQNSFLKYLAPLPGRNIAIGVKARI; from the coding sequence ATGTTCCTTAACAAGTACTCTTGCCACCTGTTTTCTGTTATTTTCTTTTTAATTATGGGAGATGCTTTTGCGCAGCAGGGCAGTGTAAAAGATTCTCTGAAGGTGGCGGTACTTCCGGAGGTGATAGTATCTACAAAAGTGTATGCAGGCGAATTAAATGCGCAAAAGATATCCCGTAAGGATCTGGAGTTATTGCAGTCTTCGACGCTGGGAGAGACCTTGAGTCATATTGCTGGTGTTCATAACTCTTATTTTGGACCTAATTCCGGGGCGCCCGTTGTAAGAAGTCTTAGTGGTAACCGGGTTAGAACGCTTTCTAATGGATTAGCTATAAATGATCTTTCTGGTATAAGCCCCAACCTAAACGTAGTTACCGATATGGATAACCTGCTGGGGATCGACGTTTATAAAAGTGGTGCGAGCATTTTATATGGGGGTAAAGCTATTGGTGGTGCTGTTAACCTTAGAGACAATACCATTCCTGGAGCCAGGTTTTCGAAGGAGGTATCGGGATTTGTGACGGGGGAGGGGAGTACTAATAATGGATATAAACAATCCGCTGACCTTAATGGAAATATGGGTAAAAACTGGGCATGGCATGTTGGCGTTATGAACCGATGGAACAAAGACATACGCATTCCAGGTAATACCAAGGCTCCTATTGCCTATGATCCTAAAATAGATGATCTCACGCAGGCTATGGCTCAAGTGAATGTAGATAAAGAGGTGGTCAGGAATCTTAGTCTATATCCTTATCTCAGCCAGTTTGTTCTCGAGAACATAAATAATCCGGCCTGGGATCTTAGTGAAGCTGACCTGTACACTTTCCTGGAGACTTCTGTAGTTGATGGTAAAACTGTTCAAAATCCGAGGAATGATAAATATATTCCCGGCCAGGATCCTAATACGCCGCTTTATACAACTACTGTAAAGGGTATTTATGATTATGCGCCGGTTACCAGGGGGATTATGCCTAATAGTCATTCTAAAAGCCGATCGGTTAACTTAGGAGGGAGTTATGTTGGCAAAAACTTTTATGCAGGGATGGGGTATCGTTTCTCTTATGGTTATTATGGTATTCCCGGTTATGCGCTGCTTCAATTGCCTGGGCATGCCCATAGCCACAATGATGGGGCTTCGCATGTTGTGCGCGGTAAAATGGTATATCTGCCTATTAATACAAGGTCGTATAATAACAGTTTTTTGTTTGAAGCTGGTTTGCGTTCACCGATAGCCGGCATTTCCTCTTTAAAGCTGAATTATATGCTACAGCTGGGAGATGACAGAGAGCTGACCGGAAATTACAGCGCAAACAGGTTCGTTACAACGCGTCATGTAGTAAGAATGGAAGTTGAGCAAAAACAAATAAAAAAATTGAAAGGGATAAGTGGGGTTGATTTATCGGCTGTAAATATGAGCGGGTTTGGGCAGCACCGTTATCTGCCAGATAATCAGAGCAAGGACTATGGTGTGTTCACGCTACAGCGGCTGGAAGTAAAGCAGCTGAATATAGAACTGGGCTACAGGCATGATATTGCAAACAGGCGGGCCAGAAGTGGCAATGGTTATACGCCAGGCCGCGGGCTTGCAGGAGGGGAGTTGTCGCAGCGGGATTATCATTTGAATCACTTCAATGGTTCTATACAGTGGGATGTGTTTAGGATTGGCAACCTGAAAGGTTCTTATGTTCATGCTGAAAGGGCTCCTGATGTGAACGAGCTATATGCCGGCAATAACCACTATACCATTATGCTGGAGGAGAATGGCGATGACAGGCTTAAGAAGGAGATGTCTCAAACTGTTGAGTTAGGAGGGGGTATTAATTATCGTGGTGTTCGTATTGCTGTTAGTCGTTATCTGACCAGGTTTAAAGATTATATGTACCTGGCGCATACGGGTATATCCCGGTCAGGCGGCTTCCTTGTAAAGGAGTGGCGGCAATCAGATACTAAAATAACGGGCTGGGAGGCTGAGTTGGGTTATAAATATTCAAAAGAAAAAAGGTACAACTGGGAATTGACTTCATTCTTCGACCTGGTTAAAAACATCAATACCTCCGACGACAGGATGAGGCAATGGGCGGAAGGAGATTACATGCCTAATATGCCTACCAGCAGGTATGGGATTTCGTGTAAGGCAGGTTATAAGAAAATAGAAGCTGCCTTACTATTTGATCGTTATCTTAAACAGCGGTACCTGGGTAAGAATATAAATCCGGAACCGCCTATGCCTGCTTATTCGATATTGGGGGCAAGGATATCTTATAAAAGTGAGATCAAAAGTGTTGGGATGGAATATTATCTGAGTGGAAATAACCTGATGAATGTTGAGGCGCGTCCGCAGAATTCATTTTTGAAATACCTTGCACCGCTGCCTGGGAGGAATATTGCCATTGGAGTTAAGGCAAGAATTTAA
- a CDS encoding DNA/RNA non-specific endonuclease encodes MAKQTGYQINFMGVSVPFPQLSAGQLKDLARTDEKKTGELKYPHFSVFLSSSRCFPFFTATNIDGKLFKKIPRKEVFPSGNDEWSLDERAADFQWGAHLYSAQKSDFQRGHMTKREDPQWGETVEIAREAAQATFRFANCVPQMGELNTEDWGKLETYILTKQSVPEKLKVSVFTGPVLSANDPVFVTEVDGYEVQIPTLFWKIVYYLDETGTLSRAGFLMGQENALFEKKIVVRRTKAAIAEAADFSVSYFQDFEDAAIYQVNISTIEKLSKLKFPPALEPYHDDRPLKLVVDKVQVGPHIAAISDQEALNMDENETFRFQFSNMKTIALPNAATTAPAGVATAAGIAGTVSASAAGPAGQYTGEMRKHFGYHATWLPNTPLALGDVGIMKGDVFIKVSDLAARGVSFQKGFPETNPKPADIDYSSKGAVSMTTKLAGKAAPVGSALTDVDAGVIIEFSKENAIIFQANGTLVHAIEDTLEVGAQIIELFKAGKWDKNWVVITELVSAESETLLIASGKNMKVELKANANISAASLNIADTQFGFTLQGSSSLQTKIVASQGLTPLFRLMKLRSQLFSPLEFSIAGVSPLDMLTPEDASDPANNGKIQFNYLEEYNRS; translated from the coding sequence ATGGCAAAACAAACCGGTTACCAAATCAACTTCATGGGCGTATCTGTACCCTTTCCCCAGCTGAGCGCTGGCCAGTTGAAAGACCTGGCAAGAACAGATGAAAAGAAAACCGGGGAGCTGAAATACCCGCATTTCAGTGTATTCCTGAGCAGCTCCCGGTGTTTCCCATTCTTCACCGCCACAAACATCGATGGAAAGCTGTTTAAAAAGATCCCAAGAAAAGAAGTCTTCCCCAGCGGCAACGACGAATGGTCGCTTGATGAAAGGGCTGCCGACTTCCAATGGGGCGCTCACCTGTACTCCGCTCAGAAAAGCGATTTTCAGCGCGGTCACATGACTAAAAGAGAAGACCCCCAATGGGGCGAAACCGTTGAAATAGCAAGAGAAGCAGCGCAGGCAACATTCCGTTTCGCCAACTGCGTACCACAAATGGGCGAACTCAATACAGAAGATTGGGGCAAACTCGAAACATATATCTTAACCAAACAAAGTGTACCGGAAAAACTAAAGGTCAGCGTATTTACAGGGCCGGTACTATCCGCTAACGACCCGGTATTCGTTACGGAAGTAGACGGCTATGAAGTGCAGATACCTACCCTGTTCTGGAAAATTGTTTATTACCTCGATGAAACGGGCACCTTAAGCCGCGCCGGCTTCCTTATGGGCCAGGAAAATGCCTTATTCGAAAAGAAGATCGTAGTGCGCCGTACAAAAGCCGCCATCGCAGAAGCAGCCGATTTTTCAGTCAGCTACTTCCAGGATTTTGAAGATGCAGCCATTTACCAGGTGAACATCAGCACTATCGAAAAACTCTCAAAACTTAAATTTCCTCCGGCACTGGAACCCTACCACGACGACCGCCCCCTCAAACTGGTCGTCGACAAAGTCCAGGTAGGCCCGCATATCGCAGCCATCTCAGACCAGGAAGCGTTGAATATGGACGAAAATGAAACCTTCCGTTTTCAATTCTCCAACATGAAAACAATCGCACTCCCCAACGCCGCAACCACCGCCCCTGCCGGAGTAGCCACAGCAGCAGGCATCGCCGGTACGGTAAGCGCCTCCGCAGCAGGGCCTGCCGGACAGTATACCGGGGAAATGAGAAAACACTTCGGCTATCACGCCACCTGGCTCCCTAACACGCCACTGGCGCTTGGCGACGTTGGTATTATGAAAGGCGATGTTTTCATCAAAGTATCCGACCTCGCCGCACGTGGCGTAAGCTTTCAAAAAGGTTTCCCTGAAACAAACCCCAAACCTGCCGACATAGATTACAGCTCAAAAGGCGCGGTATCTATGACAACAAAATTAGCCGGTAAAGCAGCCCCGGTCGGCAGCGCACTTACAGATGTCGATGCCGGTGTCATCATTGAATTTTCGAAGGAAAATGCCATCATATTCCAGGCAAACGGCACACTGGTGCATGCTATCGAAGACACACTGGAAGTAGGCGCGCAGATCATAGAACTATTCAAAGCAGGCAAATGGGATAAGAACTGGGTAGTAATAACAGAACTGGTATCTGCTGAAAGCGAAACCCTGCTTATAGCCAGCGGCAAAAACATGAAAGTGGAACTGAAGGCCAATGCAAACATCTCAGCAGCCTCCCTGAATATCGCCGACACCCAATTCGGCTTTACACTCCAGGGTTCCAGTTCATTACAAACAAAAATAGTAGCCAGCCAGGGCCTTACCCCATTGTTCCGCCTCATGAAATTAAGATCTCAGCTGTTTAGCCCCCTTGAATTCAGCATCGCAGGCGTCTCCCCGCTCGATATGCTCACACCCGAAGACGCCTCAGATCCTGCCAACAATGGAAAGATCCAGTTTAACTACCTGGAAGAATACAACCGTTCATAA
- a CDS encoding glycoside hydrolase family 16 protein, translating to MKILTFGMIVLITTQLLACAGQRKGKPVDASGALQVSQDKGWAFETKPVWADEFDKAGKPDSTKWGYDLGGNGWGNNELQYYTDKAANASVANGILTITVKKEAIEGKEYTSARLVSKGKGDFLYGRIEVKAKLPIGKGTWPAIWMLPTDRAYGGWPKSGEIDIMEHVGYAPNKVHISIHSEAYNHVINTQKTATKMVDNAMTAFHVYRVDWTPYAIRGYIDNALVFTFVNEGKGAAAWPFDKRFHLLLNVAYGGNWGGEQGIDPSILPAKMEIDYVRVFKMVEK from the coding sequence ATGAAAATTTTGACGTTTGGAATGATCGTACTGATCACTACTCAGTTATTGGCCTGTGCTGGTCAGCGGAAAGGCAAGCCTGTGGATGCAAGCGGAGCGTTACAGGTTTCGCAGGATAAGGGATGGGCATTTGAGACTAAGCCTGTGTGGGCGGATGAATTTGATAAGGCAGGTAAGCCAGACTCCACCAAGTGGGGCTACGACCTTGGCGGCAATGGATGGGGAAATAACGAGCTGCAATACTACACGGACAAAGCTGCCAATGCTTCAGTAGCGAATGGCATCCTCACCATTACTGTAAAGAAGGAAGCCATTGAAGGAAAAGAGTATACTTCCGCCCGCCTGGTTTCGAAGGGCAAAGGAGACTTTCTGTATGGCCGTATTGAAGTAAAAGCAAAGCTGCCCATCGGCAAAGGCACCTGGCCTGCCATCTGGATGCTGCCAACAGACCGGGCTTATGGAGGATGGCCCAAATCCGGTGAGATCGATATTATGGAGCACGTGGGTTACGCCCCCAATAAAGTGCATATCAGCATACATTCAGAAGCATACAATCATGTAATCAACACGCAGAAAACGGCCACTAAAATGGTGGATAATGCTATGACGGCATTTCATGTTTACCGGGTGGACTGGACGCCTTATGCGATCCGCGGTTACATTGATAATGCGCTGGTTTTCACCTTTGTGAATGAGGGTAAAGGCGCTGCTGCATGGCCATTTGATAAAAGATTCCATTTGCTTCTCAATGTTGCCTATGGTGGCAACTGGGGTGGTGAACAGGGCATAGACCCCTCCATTTTACCCGCTAAAATGGAAATTGATTATGTGCGTGTTTTTAAGATGGTGGAAAAATGA
- a CDS encoding VF530 family protein, whose amino-acid sequence MNAENSSKDPLHGLTLENIITRLVESYGWEELGNRIRINCFTSNPSIQSSLKFLRKTPWARTKVEDFYKYSLRHNRLKK is encoded by the coding sequence ATGAATGCGGAAAATTCCTCAAAAGATCCTTTACACGGCTTAACGCTGGAAAATATTATTACCAGGTTGGTAGAAAGCTATGGCTGGGAAGAATTGGGGAACAGGATCCGTATCAATTGCTTCACCAGCAATCCATCCATTCAGTCAAGCCTTAAATTTCTACGCAAAACACCCTGGGCGCGTACCAAGGTTGAGGACTTCTACAAATATTCACTTAGGCATAACAGGTTAAAAAAGTAG
- a CDS encoding efflux RND transporter periplasmic adaptor subunit yields MKRILMLMSLCAVLCHTSCKSKKEEKEGSSSYFVTSPLKVDTSVVQEYVSQIRSIRNIELRAQEKGYLQNIYVDEGQFVKAGQLLFKIMPKIYEAELLKAQAEAKVAEIEVQNTKALADRNVVSKNELAMANAKLDHAKAEAALAKVHLEFTEIRAPFDGIIDRLPLKLGSLVDEGELLTSLSDNSQMYVYFNVSEPEYLDYQANAKSAGKTKVNLLLANGRMFTSSGVVETIESEFNNETGNIAFRAVFPNASRLLRHGETGKIQMTVSLKNVLVIPQKATYEIQDKRYVFVVGKDNVAKSREITIGAELPDLYVVSGGLSEGDNILLEGVQKVKDNEKVSYKYQDPKEVVTHLRLRTE; encoded by the coding sequence ATGAAGAGAATTCTCATGCTTATGAGCTTGTGCGCCGTTTTGTGCCATACAAGCTGTAAATCCAAAAAAGAAGAAAAGGAAGGTTCAAGTAGTTATTTCGTTACCAGTCCTTTGAAAGTCGATACTTCTGTTGTGCAGGAGTATGTTTCCCAGATCCGTTCTATACGGAATATAGAGCTGCGGGCGCAGGAAAAGGGTTACCTGCAAAATATTTATGTTGATGAGGGGCAGTTTGTAAAAGCGGGGCAGTTGTTGTTTAAGATCATGCCGAAGATCTATGAAGCTGAGTTACTGAAGGCCCAGGCCGAGGCTAAAGTTGCCGAGATAGAAGTTCAGAATACCAAGGCGCTGGCCGACAGAAACGTGGTATCGAAAAATGAACTGGCTATGGCCAATGCGAAACTGGATCATGCCAAGGCGGAGGCAGCGTTGGCTAAGGTTCATCTTGAGTTCACCGAAATAAGGGCGCCTTTTGACGGTATTATAGACCGTTTGCCTTTAAAACTTGGCAGTCTTGTAGATGAAGGAGAGCTGTTGACCAGTTTGTCGGACAACAGCCAGATGTATGTTTATTTTAACGTTTCCGAGCCTGAATATCTCGATTACCAGGCTAATGCAAAGTCGGCTGGTAAAACGAAGGTGAACCTGTTACTTGCTAATGGGCGTATGTTCACTTCGTCCGGCGTTGTTGAAACCATAGAAAGCGAGTTCAATAACGAAACGGGCAATATTGCTTTCAGGGCTGTGTTTCCTAATGCCAGCAGGCTGCTCAGGCATGGTGAAACCGGTAAGATACAGATGACAGTTTCCCTCAAAAATGTGTTGGTTATTCCTCAGAAAGCGACTTATGAAATACAGGACAAGCGTTATGTGTTTGTAGTAGGTAAAGATAATGTTGCCAAGTCGAGAGAGATCACCATCGGTGCCGAGCTGCCAGATCTTTACGTGGTTAGCGGCGGGCTTTCGGAAGGTGATAATATTCTGCTGGAAGGGGTACAAAAGGTCAAGGATAACGAGAAGGTGTCTTATAAATACCAGGATCCCAAGGAAGTAGTCACCCATTTAAGATTGAGAACGGAATAA
- a CDS encoding TIR domain-containing protein — MRLFSKYYNELLQEMYTRYPTREDISTLVKSAEIEPGDVNLNGSALVMCNSALTVAEQQNKLLPLIEAVLREHPNLSTVKEILERIKDGSAMIHPLQYTHNKAQQYVDSKKVFLVYDDTNKDMVLLLKKHLAPLYRFSKKISLFDIHTDLGGGANREEILSRNLENASIVLLLLTPDFWGNINNDCDKMMFAALEMRKCTIPVLLIDCLWTRIEALENIVPLPKDGQFVSSSANKDQLLKKIAEGIEEVVNSNCNQN, encoded by the coding sequence ATGAGACTTTTTTCAAAATACTACAACGAACTGCTCCAGGAAATGTATACCAGATATCCCACCAGGGAAGACATTTCAACATTAGTTAAATCTGCAGAAATAGAGCCTGGAGACGTCAACTTAAACGGAAGTGCACTGGTAATGTGTAACTCAGCTTTAACTGTGGCGGAACAACAAAATAAATTATTGCCGTTGATAGAAGCAGTACTCCGGGAACATCCCAACCTATCAACGGTAAAAGAAATTCTGGAAAGAATAAAGGACGGCAGTGCCATGATCCATCCACTGCAATACACTCATAATAAGGCTCAGCAATATGTCGATAGTAAAAAAGTGTTCCTGGTATATGACGATACAAATAAAGACATGGTTTTACTCTTGAAAAAACACCTGGCACCACTTTACAGGTTTTCAAAAAAAATATCACTTTTTGACATACATACGGATCTGGGAGGAGGAGCTAACAGGGAAGAAATACTTTCCAGGAATCTCGAAAACGCCTCAATAGTATTACTCTTATTAACGCCGGACTTTTGGGGCAACATAAACAATGACTGCGACAAAATGATGTTCGCAGCCCTGGAAATGAGGAAATGCACCATCCCCGTACTATTGATCGATTGCCTTTGGACAAGGATCGAAGCGCTGGAAAATATAGTCCCACTTCCTAAAGACGGGCAATTTGTTTCATCGTCGGCAAACAAAGACCAGTTACTAAAAAAGATTGCAGAGGGCATAGAAGAAGTCGTCAATTCTAACTGTAACCAGAACTAA
- a CDS encoding trypsin-like peptidase domain-containing protein, which produces MWKYLQLCQTLKALYYTQEEIITLLKKAGLEAGDFNLTGRGIVVWVGIITRLEQLDNIKQLVQAALEDFPKNPVLLATMADHPQANAGVYNGREIDWKDGPVSKKTLEKITGEKSTLLPVSFMEKGIIKARAVARIETSDSLGTGFLISKDNLFLTNNHVLHSREESGLSKVQFNYQKTNTGALAIFEEFEVDNTVFETSVADDWSIVKIKGNPAEKYGFLKLTETKTRKDDFVNIIQHPGGEDKKIGIYHNIVTYADDNIVQYLTDTMPGSSGAPVFDSDWNVVALHHSGGWIKEPGAPTEALRNEGINITKIIHQLTTLGFEL; this is translated from the coding sequence ATGTGGAAATACCTGCAACTATGCCAAACCCTGAAAGCCTTATATTATACACAAGAGGAGATAATAACACTCCTTAAAAAAGCCGGGCTCGAAGCCGGTGATTTCAATCTAACAGGCAGGGGAATTGTCGTCTGGGTAGGAATAATAACCAGACTGGAACAGCTGGATAATATAAAACAACTGGTACAGGCAGCCTTGGAAGACTTCCCCAAAAACCCGGTATTGCTTGCTACAATGGCCGATCACCCTCAGGCCAATGCAGGAGTATATAATGGCAGGGAAATAGATTGGAAAGACGGCCCGGTAAGTAAAAAAACATTGGAAAAAATTACCGGAGAAAAAAGCACCTTGCTTCCTGTAAGCTTCATGGAAAAAGGCATAATAAAAGCAAGAGCTGTAGCAAGGATCGAAACTTCAGACAGCCTCGGTACAGGTTTTCTGATCAGCAAAGACAATTTATTCCTGACTAATAACCATGTCCTGCACAGCCGGGAAGAAAGCGGGCTTAGCAAGGTTCAGTTTAACTACCAGAAAACCAATACCGGCGCGCTGGCTATTTTTGAAGAATTTGAAGTTGACAACACTGTATTTGAAACCTCAGTAGCCGATGACTGGAGCATTGTTAAAATAAAAGGAAACCCGGCCGAAAAATATGGCTTCCTGAAATTAACAGAAACGAAGACCAGAAAAGACGACTTCGTTAATATAATTCAGCATCCGGGCGGTGAAGACAAGAAAATAGGCATCTACCACAATATCGTTACATATGCCGATGACAATATCGTTCAATACCTGACCGATACTATGCCAGGGTCATCCGGCGCCCCTGTATTCGACTCTGACTGGAATGTGGTTGCTTTACACCATAGCGGCGGATGGATTAAAGAACCCGGTGCACCAACCGAAGCACTCCGAAACGAAGGAATCAACATAACAAAGATCATACACCAGCTTACAACCCTGGGATTCGAATTATGA
- a CDS encoding S8 family serine peptidase, protein MKKPILGKRTFLRDNTVPAIAFEKAMTIRHRNTFSIAAGEEQNEPLYTGRYIAVLKEGADDFKHARKVFTNNAGMKISSINDFNANNYAAANEVDADVITYDQLGVALISGEPEQISTVSAMADNEYIIIPERIAYVPEDLPALADRDVATWGLNCTDVLKSTYTGNGVKVAILDTGFTMNHPDFAGRNITAQSFVDGDTDPMDHHGHGTHCTGTACGGIDANGLRYGVATKADIYIGKVLGNNGSGSQQSIWNGILWAADSGCKVISMSLESPVFPGQNYDLTYERFAKYASAKGAIVIAAAGNGSKRNWGHFTPVSSPADCPSVLAVAALDSNMNVADFSNRCINPTAQVDIAAPGYDIYSSWTLPQRYNRIHGTSMATPHVAGILALLWEQYPNYSPSEITVELFKFAKRLALPSIDVGIGLVMAK, encoded by the coding sequence ATGAAAAAACCAATACTGGGTAAAAGAACCTTCCTGCGCGATAACACCGTACCGGCTATAGCCTTCGAGAAAGCAATGACCATACGTCATAGAAACACTTTCTCCATAGCAGCCGGCGAAGAACAGAATGAACCATTATACACAGGAAGATATATTGCCGTTTTAAAAGAAGGCGCCGACGATTTCAAACACGCCAGGAAAGTCTTTACCAACAACGCCGGCATGAAGATCTCCAGCATCAACGACTTTAACGCAAACAACTATGCAGCCGCAAACGAAGTTGACGCGGATGTTATCACCTACGACCAGCTCGGCGTAGCCCTTATCAGCGGAGAACCGGAACAGATCAGCACAGTGTCGGCAATGGCAGATAATGAATACATCATCATCCCCGAAAGGATCGCCTATGTGCCAGAAGACCTGCCCGCCCTCGCCGACAGGGATGTCGCTACATGGGGCCTGAACTGCACCGACGTACTGAAGTCAACCTATACCGGCAATGGCGTTAAAGTAGCCATCCTCGACACCGGTTTCACAATGAACCACCCCGACTTTGCCGGCCGCAACATCACAGCCCAGTCTTTCGTAGACGGCGACACCGATCCAATGGATCATCATGGCCACGGCACACATTGTACCGGAACCGCCTGCGGCGGTATAGATGCCAACGGTCTTCGTTACGGCGTAGCCACCAAAGCCGATATTTATATAGGAAAGGTCCTGGGTAACAACGGCAGCGGCTCACAACAGTCTATCTGGAACGGCATCCTATGGGCAGCCGATAGCGGCTGCAAAGTGATCTCTATGTCGCTCGAAAGCCCCGTTTTCCCAGGACAGAATTACGACCTCACCTATGAGCGCTTTGCTAAGTATGCAAGCGCAAAAGGAGCGATCGTAATTGCGGCAGCAGGTAATGGCAGTAAACGCAACTGGGGCCACTTTACACCCGTTAGCAGCCCTGCAGACTGCCCTTCAGTTCTCGCCGTTGCCGCACTCGACTCCAACATGAATGTTGCCGACTTCTCAAACAGGTGTATCAACCCCACCGCACAGGTAGATATCGCGGCCCCCGGTTACGACATCTATTCCTCCTGGACACTGCCCCAGCGCTACAACAGGATTCACGGAACCAGCATGGCAACCCCGCACGTCGCAGGAATACTGGCACTATTATGGGAACAGTACCCTAACTATTCCCCCTCAGAAATTACCGTGGAATTGTTTAAATTTGCTAAGAGACTGGCGCTTCCATCAATCGATGTCGGAATTGGGTTAGTAATGGCAAAGTAA